One Amycolatopsis sp. NBC_00355 genomic window carries:
- a CDS encoding response regulator transcription factor codes for MTTVLICDDRRSVREGLTRVMSAVPGVSRIDCVAHGDELLARYSRQPVDVVLVGTQRAVPTGVEATRRLVSANPQANVIVFGAPDDAGSIAAAIAGGARGYLRWDASRPELVAALAHTLASTSVPAPRQPSDPGVQLTERELQVLRGMSQGKSNGQIGRELYLSEDTVKTHARRLFRKLGVRDRAQAVAHGFRRGLVS; via the coding sequence GTGACGACGGTCTTGATCTGCGACGACCGACGCAGTGTCCGTGAAGGGCTCACCCGAGTGATGTCCGCGGTCCCTGGGGTCAGTCGCATCGACTGCGTAGCGCACGGTGACGAGCTGCTGGCCCGGTACTCCCGTCAGCCCGTCGACGTCGTGCTGGTCGGAACGCAACGCGCGGTCCCGACAGGTGTCGAAGCCACCCGGCGGCTCGTCTCCGCGAACCCCCAGGCGAACGTCATCGTGTTCGGCGCCCCGGACGACGCGGGCAGCATCGCTGCCGCGATCGCCGGTGGTGCCCGCGGCTATCTCCGCTGGGACGCGTCCCGGCCGGAGCTGGTCGCCGCACTGGCCCACACCCTCGCGAGCACCTCGGTGCCCGCGCCCCGTCAGCCGTCCGACCCGGGCGTCCAGCTGACCGAGCGCGAGCTTCAGGTGCTCCGCGGGATGAGCCAGGGCAAGAGCAACGGCCAGATCGGCCGCGAGCTGTACCTGTCCGAGGACACGGTCAAGACCCACGCCCGGCGGCTGTTCCGCAAGCTCGGCGTGCGCGACCGCGCGCAGGCCGTGGCGCACGGCTTCCGCCGCGGCCTGGTCAGCTGA
- a CDS encoding sigma-70 family RNA polymerase sigma factor, producing the protein MANVGDGLDEPVAAAVEGDPQAVERLLAAIRPLVVRYCRARVGRQERSFASADDVAQEVCLAVLTALPSYRDQGRPFLAFVYGIAQHKVADAHRAAARNRAEPVAEIPDEVEGGVGPEQRALQGELNERMSQLLQVLPDKQREIVVLRVVVGLSAEETADAVGSTPGAVRVAQHRALARLRKVLAAEEVI; encoded by the coding sequence ATGGCCAATGTGGGGGATGGACTGGATGAACCGGTCGCCGCTGCTGTCGAGGGAGATCCCCAGGCGGTGGAGCGGCTGCTGGCTGCTATCCGTCCACTGGTAGTGCGGTATTGCCGCGCTCGGGTTGGCAGGCAGGAGCGATCGTTCGCTTCGGCGGACGACGTTGCGCAGGAGGTGTGTCTCGCGGTGCTAACGGCATTGCCTTCGTACCGTGACCAAGGGCGCCCGTTCCTGGCCTTCGTCTACGGAATCGCCCAGCACAAGGTGGCCGACGCGCACCGCGCGGCGGCCCGTAACCGCGCCGAACCGGTTGCCGAGATCCCCGACGAGGTCGAGGGTGGCGTCGGTCCCGAGCAGCGGGCGCTGCAGGGTGAACTGAACGAGCGGATGTCCCAGTTGTTGCAGGTGCTGCCGGACAAGCAGCGGGAGATCGTGGTGCTGCGCGTGGTCGTCGGCTTGTCGGCGGAGGAGACCGCGGACGCCGTGGGGTCCACCCCCGGTGCCGTCCGCGTCGCCCAGCACCGCGCCCTCGCGCGGCTGAGAAAGGTCCTGGCCGCGGAGGAGGTGATCTGA
- a CDS encoding anti-sigma-D factor RsdA, translating into MTGHENGFEPDDVWGDGLSGSEAEFAADLTAVQADDALLDALGGSDPALADGLGDQELNALLVAWRRDIDSEPLAELVDVDTAVRTVTTAALAQRHASSGRRRRLLVPVAAAAAVLAIAFTGTGLAARSAEPGDTLWGLAKVLYSDHTHSVEAAANAKLDLEKANLALAGGDLATARQALQDAQTALSQVSDEDNKGQLMEQHRQLAAQLQNPDAPVQGPTQTTSTPVPPGASSTQVPPAGSATSIPGSGSGTTSLPGTETPTPTPPPPTTETPTPPPPTTPTTTAASGNDPGTSPRSETSGGAAQQGVTDSP; encoded by the coding sequence GTGACCGGTCACGAGAACGGTTTCGAGCCGGATGACGTCTGGGGCGATGGCCTGTCGGGCTCGGAGGCGGAGTTCGCCGCCGATCTGACGGCCGTGCAAGCGGACGACGCGCTGCTCGACGCGCTGGGCGGGTCCGACCCGGCGCTGGCCGACGGCCTCGGCGACCAGGAGCTCAACGCGTTGCTGGTCGCGTGGCGAAGAGACATCGACAGTGAGCCCCTGGCCGAACTCGTCGACGTCGACACCGCCGTGCGCACCGTCACGACCGCCGCCCTCGCGCAGCGGCACGCCTCGAGCGGACGCCGCCGCAGGCTGCTCGTCCCGGTCGCCGCCGCCGCGGCGGTGTTGGCGATCGCCTTCACCGGAACCGGGCTGGCCGCGCGCTCCGCGGAACCCGGTGACACGCTTTGGGGCCTCGCGAAGGTCCTGTACTCCGATCACACCCACTCGGTCGAGGCCGCCGCGAACGCGAAGCTCGACCTCGAGAAGGCGAACCTCGCTCTCGCCGGCGGCGACCTCGCCACCGCCCGGCAGGCCCTCCAGGACGCACAGACCGCGCTTTCGCAGGTCAGCGACGAGGACAACAAAGGCCAGCTGATGGAGCAGCACCGGCAGCTCGCCGCCCAGCTCCAGAACCCGGACGCGCCGGTCCAGGGTCCGACCCAGACCACTTCGACGCCGGTGCCGCCGGGCGCCTCGTCGACGCAGGTGCCGCCGGCCGGCTCGGCGACGTCGATCCCGGGCAGCGGCAGCGGCACGACCAGCCTGCCGGGCACCGAGACGCCGACTCCGACACCGCCGCCGCCGACGACCGAGACCCCGACGCCTCCGCCGCCGACCACGCCGACCACCACGGCCGCGAGCGGCAACGACCCGGGCACGTCACCCCGCAGCGAGACCTCGGGCGGCGCCGCGCAGCAGGGCGTCACGGACAGCCCGTAA
- a CDS encoding DUF5319 domain-containing protein — translation MQAVAHDVLPPDPFADDPDDPARAFLDNEERLDEPISDQERTELLADLSDLAVYQALLEPRGVRGIVVDCGECDEPHYHDWHLLRASLEQLLADGRMRPHEPAYDPNPGDYVSWDYCRGFADGVTANESAY, via the coding sequence GTGCAGGCCGTGGCGCATGACGTTCTGCCTCCGGACCCGTTCGCGGACGACCCGGACGACCCGGCCCGCGCGTTCCTCGACAACGAGGAGCGGCTGGACGAGCCGATCAGCGACCAGGAACGCACCGAGCTGCTGGCCGATCTCTCGGATCTGGCCGTCTACCAGGCGCTTCTCGAGCCTCGCGGGGTCCGCGGGATCGTCGTGGACTGCGGCGAGTGCGACGAACCGCACTACCACGACTGGCACCTGCTGCGGGCCAGCCTGGAGCAGCTGCTGGCCGACGGGCGGATGCGCCCGCACGAGCCGGCCTACGACCCGAACCCCGGCGACTACGTCAGCTGGGACTACTGCCGCGGCTTCGCGGACGGCGTCACGGCGAACGAAAGCGCCTACTGA
- the guaB gene encoding IMP dehydrogenase translates to MTSDGITAPVPAKFAMLGLTFDDVLLLPAESDVVPSMVDTGTRLTRNITLGVPLVSAAMDTVTEARMAIAMARQGGIGVLQRNLPIDEQAAAVEVVKRSEAGMVTDPVTCSPDATLAEVDALCAKFRISGVPVADASGTLVGIITNRDMRFEVDHSRPVSEVMTKAPLITAQVGVSADAALGLLRRHKIEKLPIVDGAGKLRGLITVKDFVKTEQYPKATKDPDGRLIVGAAVGVGPDGHKRAMALADAGVDVLMVDTAHGHSRAVVDTVSLLKKELGDAVDIVGGNVATRAGAQALVDAGADGVKVGVGPGSICTTRIVAGVGVPQISAIYEADQAARPAGIPVIGDGGIQYSGDIAKAIAAGASTVMLGSLLAGTAEAPGDLILVNGKQFKVYRGMGSLGAMQSRGEGKSYSKDRYAQDDVLNEDKLVPEGIEGRIPFRGPLANVVHQLVGGLRAGMGYAGAETIPQLQEAQLVRITAAGLKESHPHDVTMTVEAPNYTTR, encoded by the coding sequence ATGACCAGCGACGGCATCACCGCCCCCGTTCCGGCCAAGTTCGCCATGCTCGGCTTGACCTTCGATGACGTGCTGCTGCTGCCGGCGGAATCGGACGTCGTGCCCAGCATGGTCGACACCGGCACCCGGCTGACCCGGAACATCACCCTCGGCGTGCCGCTGGTCTCCGCCGCGATGGACACCGTCACCGAGGCGCGGATGGCGATCGCCATGGCCCGCCAGGGCGGCATCGGCGTGCTCCAGCGCAACCTCCCGATCGACGAGCAGGCCGCCGCCGTCGAGGTGGTCAAGCGGTCCGAGGCCGGCATGGTCACCGACCCGGTCACCTGCTCGCCCGACGCCACGCTGGCCGAGGTCGACGCCCTGTGCGCGAAGTTCCGCATCTCCGGCGTGCCGGTGGCCGACGCGTCCGGGACCCTCGTGGGCATCATCACCAACCGCGACATGCGGTTCGAGGTCGACCACAGCCGCCCGGTGTCCGAGGTGATGACCAAGGCCCCGCTGATCACCGCGCAGGTCGGGGTGTCCGCGGACGCCGCGCTCGGCCTGCTGCGCCGGCACAAGATCGAGAAGCTGCCGATCGTCGACGGTGCGGGCAAGCTGCGCGGCCTGATCACGGTCAAGGACTTCGTGAAGACCGAGCAGTACCCGAAGGCGACGAAGGACCCGGACGGCCGGCTCATCGTCGGCGCCGCGGTCGGCGTCGGCCCGGACGGCCACAAGCGCGCGATGGCCCTGGCCGACGCGGGGGTCGACGTCCTGATGGTCGACACCGCGCACGGGCACTCCCGCGCGGTCGTCGACACCGTCTCGCTGCTGAAGAAGGAGCTGGGCGACGCGGTCGACATCGTCGGCGGCAACGTCGCGACCCGCGCGGGCGCGCAGGCCCTGGTCGACGCGGGCGCGGACGGCGTCAAGGTCGGCGTCGGCCCGGGCTCGATCTGCACCACCCGGATCGTCGCGGGGGTCGGCGTCCCGCAGATCTCGGCGATCTACGAGGCCGACCAGGCCGCCCGCCCGGCGGGCATCCCGGTGATCGGCGACGGCGGCATCCAGTACTCCGGCGACATCGCGAAGGCCATCGCGGCCGGCGCGTCCACCGTGATGCTGGGCAGCCTGCTGGCCGGCACGGCCGAAGCCCCCGGCGACCTGATCCTGGTCAACGGCAAGCAGTTCAAGGTCTACCGCGGCATGGGCTCGCTGGGTGCCATGCAGTCGCGCGGCGAGGGCAAGTCCTACTCCAAGGACCGCTACGCCCAGGACGACGTGCTCAACGAGGACAAGCTGGTCCCCGAGGGCATCGAGGGCCGGATCCCGTTCCGCGGCCCGCTCGCCAACGTGGTGCACCAGCTGGTCGGCGGCCTGCGCGCGGGCATGGGCTACGCGGGCGCCGAGACGATCCCGCAGCTGCAGGAGGCGCAGCTGGTCCGGATCACGGCGGCCGGGCTCAAGGAGAGCCACCCGCACGACGTCACGATGACCGTCGAGGCCCCCAACTACACGACTCGCTAG
- a CDS encoding GuaB3 family IMP dehydrogenase-related protein yields the protein MRDLVEIGMGRTARRAYDLDDVEIVPSRRTRSSSVVSTSWQIDAYRFDLPLVTHPTDAIVSPGTAVAVGELGGLGVLNAEGLWARHPNVEDAIFQLVRAAEDVEDPTAVGRVLQELHAAPIRLDLLTEAIKTVRESGVTVAARVSPQHAAELTPDLIAAGVEILFVQGTIISAEHVQRDAEPLNLKDFIGRLDVPVIAGGVSDYRTAMHLMRTGAAGVIVGHGYTPGVTSTDRVLGIGVPMATAVIDAAAARRDYLDETGGRYVHVLADGGMTTSGDIAKAIACGADAVMLGSPLAAASDAPGQGLYWTAAAAHPSLPRSRVAAGPDYAVDLKTLLFGPSSDAEGVVNLFGALRRAMAKTGYSDLKEFQRVGLTVRR from the coding sequence GTGCGGGACCTGGTCGAGATCGGGATGGGCCGCACCGCGCGGCGGGCGTATGACCTCGACGACGTCGAGATCGTGCCCTCACGGCGGACCCGGTCGTCGTCGGTGGTGTCCACCTCGTGGCAGATCGACGCCTACCGCTTCGACCTGCCGCTGGTCACCCACCCGACGGACGCGATCGTCTCGCCCGGCACCGCGGTCGCCGTCGGCGAGCTCGGCGGGCTGGGCGTGCTCAACGCCGAAGGGCTCTGGGCCCGGCACCCGAACGTCGAGGACGCGATCTTCCAGCTGGTCCGCGCGGCCGAGGACGTCGAGGACCCGACCGCCGTCGGCCGCGTGCTGCAGGAGCTGCACGCCGCGCCGATCCGGCTCGACCTGCTGACCGAGGCGATCAAGACGGTCCGCGAGTCCGGCGTCACGGTGGCCGCGCGCGTCAGCCCGCAGCACGCCGCCGAGCTGACCCCGGACCTGATCGCGGCCGGTGTCGAGATCCTCTTCGTGCAGGGCACGATCATCTCCGCCGAGCACGTGCAGCGCGACGCCGAGCCGCTGAACCTCAAGGACTTCATCGGCCGCCTCGACGTCCCGGTGATCGCCGGCGGCGTCAGCGACTACCGCACGGCGATGCACCTGATGCGCACCGGCGCGGCCGGGGTCATCGTCGGCCACGGCTACACGCCGGGCGTGACGAGCACCGACCGCGTGCTCGGCATCGGCGTCCCGATGGCCACGGCCGTCATCGACGCCGCGGCCGCCCGCCGCGACTACCTCGACGAGACCGGCGGCCGCTACGTGCACGTGCTGGCGGACGGCGGCATGACGACGTCGGGCGACATCGCGAAGGCCATCGCGTGCGGCGCGGACGCCGTCATGCTGGGCTCACCGCTGGCCGCCGCGTCGGACGCGCCCGGGCAGGGCCTGTACTGGACGGCGGCCGCGGCCCACCCGTCGCTGCCGCGCTCACGCGTGGCGGCCGGGCCGGACTACGCCGTCGACCTCAAGACCCTGCTGTTCGGGCCGTCGTCCGACGCGGAGGGCGTGGTGAACCTCTTCGGCGCCCTGCGTCGCGCGATGGCGAAGACGGGTTACTCGGATTTGAAGGAGTTCCAGCGGGTGGGGCTCACCGTCCGCCGGTGA
- a CDS encoding DUF397 domain-containing protein → MGPQQLTGWRKSSHSHFEENACVEIGSAPGVVGVRDTKQAALAARPVLVYPAEAFAAFVRHLTGGR, encoded by the coding sequence ATGGGCCCCCAGCAGCTCACCGGTTGGCGCAAGTCGAGCCACAGTCACTTCGAAGAAAACGCCTGCGTGGAGATCGGTTCCGCGCCGGGCGTCGTCGGGGTGCGGGACACCAAACAGGCGGCGCTCGCCGCCCGTCCGGTGCTCGTCTACCCCGCGGAAGCCTTCGCGGCGTTCGTGCGGCACCTCACCGGCGGACGGTGA
- a CDS encoding GMC family oxidoreductase, with amino-acid sequence MTASNTTTSAGAFDYDVVVVGSGFGGSVAALRLTEKGYRVAVIEAGRRFADDEFAKTSWDLKRYLWAPQVGCYGIQRIHMLNDVMVLAGAGVGGGSLVYANTLYRPLKPFYADQQWSHITDWESELAPHYDQASRMLGVVTNPTITPSDVVMRDVAKDMGVGDSFHPTPVGVYFGKPGEKAADPFFGGAGPARTGCTECGACMTGCRVGAKNTLVKNYLYLAEQDGAQVIPLTTVTSVRPAAGGYEVDLKKTGTTSRRFRTTITAEKVVFAAGTWGTQNLLHKMKDTGTLPALSRRLGELTRTNSEAIIGAARTDVDESRNFSRGVAITSSIHPDENTHIEPVRYGKGSNAMSLLQTIATDGASPVPRWRQAVSFMVKHPLQTAKLLNGYRWSERTVILLVMQSLDNSITTYTKRGLFGRRKYTSKQGHGEPNPSFIPAGHEANERTADRIGGLAGGTWGEIFDIPLTAHFIGGVPIGATTDEGVIDPYHRVFGYPGLSVVDGAAITANLGVNPSLTITAQAERAFSFWPNKGEPDARPAQDVPYVRLEPIAPKNPAVPAEAPAALRRS; translated from the coding sequence GTGACTGCCAGTAACACCACCACCAGTGCCGGTGCGTTCGACTACGACGTCGTTGTGGTCGGATCGGGGTTCGGCGGCAGCGTCGCGGCGCTGCGGCTCACCGAAAAGGGCTACCGCGTAGCCGTCATCGAGGCGGGGCGCCGGTTCGCGGACGACGAGTTCGCGAAAACGTCCTGGGACCTCAAGCGCTACCTGTGGGCGCCGCAGGTCGGCTGCTACGGGATCCAGCGCATCCACATGCTCAACGACGTCATGGTGCTCGCGGGCGCCGGCGTCGGCGGTGGGTCGCTCGTCTACGCGAACACGCTGTACCGGCCGCTGAAGCCGTTCTACGCGGATCAGCAGTGGTCGCACATCACGGACTGGGAGTCCGAACTCGCGCCGCACTACGACCAGGCGAGCCGGATGCTCGGGGTCGTCACGAACCCGACCATCACGCCATCGGACGTCGTGATGCGCGACGTCGCGAAGGACATGGGCGTCGGCGATTCGTTCCACCCGACGCCCGTCGGCGTCTACTTCGGCAAGCCGGGGGAGAAGGCCGCGGACCCGTTCTTCGGGGGCGCCGGGCCCGCGCGCACCGGCTGCACCGAGTGCGGCGCCTGCATGACCGGCTGCCGCGTCGGCGCGAAGAACACGCTGGTCAAGAACTACCTGTACCTCGCCGAGCAGGACGGCGCGCAGGTCATCCCGCTGACGACGGTCACCTCGGTCCGGCCCGCCGCCGGCGGCTACGAGGTCGACCTGAAGAAGACCGGGACGACGTCCCGCCGGTTCCGCACGACGATCACGGCCGAGAAGGTCGTCTTCGCCGCGGGTACCTGGGGCACGCAGAACCTGCTGCACAAGATGAAGGACACCGGCACGCTGCCCGCGCTCTCGCGGCGCCTGGGCGAGCTGACCCGGACGAACTCCGAGGCGATCATCGGCGCCGCGCGCACCGACGTCGACGAGAGCCGCAACTTCAGCCGCGGCGTCGCGATCACGTCGTCGATCCACCCGGACGAGAACACCCACATCGAGCCGGTCCGCTACGGCAAGGGCAGCAACGCGATGAGCCTGCTGCAGACGATCGCCACCGACGGCGCATCACCGGTGCCGCGCTGGCGGCAGGCCGTGTCGTTCATGGTCAAGCACCCGCTCCAGACGGCGAAGCTGCTCAACGGCTACCGCTGGAGCGAGCGCACGGTGATCCTGCTGGTGATGCAGAGCCTCGACAACTCGATCACGACCTACACGAAGCGCGGGCTGTTCGGCCGCCGCAAGTACACGTCGAAGCAGGGCCACGGCGAGCCGAACCCGAGCTTCATCCCGGCGGGCCACGAAGCCAACGAGCGCACGGCGGACCGCATCGGCGGCCTCGCGGGCGGCACCTGGGGCGAGATCTTCGACATCCCGCTGACGGCCCACTTCATCGGCGGCGTCCCGATCGGCGCCACCACCGACGAGGGCGTGATCGACCCGTACCACCGCGTGTTCGGCTACCCGGGCCTCTCGGTCGTGGACGGCGCGGCGATCACGGCCAACCTCGGCGTGAACCCGTCCCTGACGATCACGGCCCAGGCGGAGCGCGCGTTCTCGTTCTGGCCGAACAAGGGCGAACCGGACGCCCGGCCGGCGCAGGACGTGCCGTACGTGCGGCTGGAGCCGATCGCGCCGAAGAACCCGGCCGTCCCCGCGGAGGCCCCGGCGGCGCTTCGGCGGTCCTAG
- a CDS encoding maleylpyruvate isomerase N-terminal domain-containing protein, protein MTTASGQASEKAHALLGGVRKLDDEWARVAGGLGEPELRAPSALPGWTRAHVFAHIARNADGLRNLLTWADTGAETPMYASAEARDEDIEAGAQRGVADILADFVASAGRFEQYAAGMPADAWAREARNRQGAPVTGVVVARMRLSELTIHLADLGLGHDLDQVLTLLGPLAEDVVQHAITSRSAHLPALRLVADGFEWSMGAPAKTTVTGTPGELLAWLSGRSDGSALDGAVPRIPAWS, encoded by the coding sequence GTGACGACGGCATCGGGACAAGCATCCGAGAAGGCCCACGCGCTGCTCGGCGGCGTACGGAAGCTCGACGACGAATGGGCCCGCGTGGCCGGCGGGCTCGGTGAGCCCGAACTCCGCGCGCCCAGCGCTCTGCCCGGCTGGACGCGGGCGCACGTCTTCGCGCACATCGCGCGCAACGCCGATGGTCTGCGCAATCTGCTGACCTGGGCGGACACCGGTGCCGAGACGCCGATGTACGCCAGTGCCGAGGCGCGCGACGAAGACATCGAGGCCGGCGCCCAGCGGGGGGTCGCCGACATCCTCGCGGACTTCGTCGCGTCCGCCGGGCGGTTCGAGCAGTACGCCGCGGGGATGCCGGCCGACGCCTGGGCCCGGGAGGCCCGCAACCGCCAGGGCGCGCCCGTGACCGGCGTCGTCGTGGCGCGGATGCGGCTGTCCGAGCTGACCATCCACCTCGCCGACCTGGGCCTCGGCCACGATCTCGACCAGGTGCTGACGCTGCTCGGCCCGCTCGCCGAGGACGTCGTCCAGCACGCGATCACCTCCCGGAGTGCCCACCTGCCGGCGCTGCGCCTGGTCGCGGACGGCTTCGAGTGGTCGATGGGCGCCCCGGCGAAGACGACCGTCACCGGCACTCCCGGCGAGCTGCTGGCCTGGCTGAGCGGGCGGTCCGACGGGTCCGCCTTGGACGGTGCCGTGCCGCGGATTCCCGCCTGGTCCTGA
- a CDS encoding FAD-binding oxidoreductase, with the protein MDSEHDPGQPAGQSHVYPRVDLDRRAFLRIAGVSAVGAVAAACTTGGSPVPVGSTSPTTAAPSAPTTSRPPTGPPNWDDLRTRLSGGLLRPGDDAYAAAKRAFNPLFDGRNPVAVVQAATVQDVQACVQGIAGRVSIAARSGGHSYAGYSVPDGGMVIDLSAMNKVTVQGGKAVIGAGAKLKDVYAALGAAGRALPAGSCPTVGISGLTLGGGIGVLARKYGLTCDHLSSAQVVTADGKLVTASATSEPDLFWALRGGGGGNFGVVTEFTFDTDPAPNLTVFSLHFPAGSAADVLNAWQQWLPAMPPELWANLVVSGGSPVQCRVGGCYVGGASGLNTLLNNLTTNAGAKPTQRTVRSLDYLGAMKYFEGSSARQSFLGSSRIITAPVDAAKIVALADGRAGTDLLIDGLGGKVGEPAKTATAFWHRDALASVQVYAQATAKNQTKVSQSVAEVVTGLAAAGAGGGYVNYIDPALPDWKTAYYGDNATRLQDVAKKYDPFNVFRFGQSVQI; encoded by the coding sequence GTGGACAGCGAGCACGACCCGGGACAACCCGCCGGACAGTCGCACGTCTACCCCCGTGTGGACCTGGACAGAAGGGCGTTCCTCCGGATCGCGGGCGTCTCGGCGGTAGGCGCGGTCGCCGCCGCCTGCACGACCGGGGGCAGCCCGGTACCCGTCGGCTCGACCTCGCCCACCACCGCGGCCCCGTCCGCGCCGACCACCAGCAGGCCGCCGACCGGCCCGCCGAACTGGGACGACCTGCGCACCCGGCTGAGCGGTGGCCTGCTCCGGCCGGGCGACGACGCCTACGCCGCCGCCAAGCGCGCGTTCAACCCGCTCTTCGACGGCCGCAACCCCGTCGCCGTGGTCCAGGCGGCGACGGTCCAGGACGTGCAGGCGTGCGTCCAGGGCATCGCCGGCCGCGTGAGCATCGCCGCGCGCAGCGGCGGGCACAGCTACGCCGGGTACTCCGTGCCCGACGGCGGGATGGTCATCGACCTGTCCGCGATGAACAAGGTGACCGTCCAGGGCGGCAAAGCCGTGATCGGCGCCGGCGCGAAGCTGAAGGACGTCTACGCGGCGCTCGGCGCGGCCGGGCGCGCGCTGCCCGCCGGGTCGTGCCCGACCGTCGGGATCTCCGGGCTGACCCTCGGCGGCGGCATCGGCGTGCTCGCCCGCAAGTACGGCCTGACCTGCGACCACCTGAGCTCCGCCCAGGTCGTCACGGCCGACGGCAAGCTCGTGACGGCGTCCGCGACGTCCGAACCGGACCTGTTCTGGGCGCTGCGCGGTGGCGGTGGCGGCAACTTCGGCGTCGTCACCGAGTTCACCTTCGACACCGACCCGGCGCCGAACCTGACCGTCTTCTCCCTGCACTTCCCGGCCGGTTCGGCGGCCGACGTGCTCAACGCGTGGCAGCAGTGGCTCCCCGCGATGCCGCCGGAGCTGTGGGCGAACCTGGTCGTTTCGGGTGGTTCGCCGGTCCAGTGCCGGGTCGGCGGCTGTTACGTCGGCGGCGCGTCCGGGCTGAACACGCTGCTGAACAACCTCACGACCAACGCCGGCGCGAAGCCGACGCAGCGCACCGTCCGCAGCCTCGACTACCTCGGCGCCATGAAGTACTTCGAGGGCAGCTCGGCCCGCCAGTCGTTCCTCGGGTCGTCGCGGATCATCACGGCCCCGGTCGACGCGGCGAAGATCGTCGCGCTCGCCGACGGCCGCGCCGGCACCGACCTGCTCATCGACGGCCTCGGCGGCAAGGTCGGCGAGCCGGCGAAGACCGCCACCGCGTTCTGGCACCGCGACGCGCTGGCCAGCGTGCAGGTCTACGCGCAGGCGACGGCGAAGAACCAGACCAAGGTGAGCCAGTCCGTGGCCGAGGTCGTCACCGGGCTCGCCGCGGCCGGCGCGGGCGGCGGTTACGTCAACTACATCGACCCGGCTCTGCCCGACTGGAAGACCGCCTACTACGGCGACAACGCCACGCGCCTGCAGGACGTCGCGAAGAAGTACGACCCCTTCAACGTCTTCCGGTTCGGGCAGAGCGTCCAGATCTGA